In the genome of Sinobacterium caligoides, one region contains:
- a CDS encoding acyl-CoA thioesterase yields the protein MKKRSAEVVIKVPFHDTDPMGVVWHGNYFRYFEVARCELLDSIGYNYRSMTDSGYTWPVVDTRVKYIRSAVFEQSLRVLATLDEYENRLKLSYLVSDAESGEVITKGYTIQVAVNNATSEMCFRSPKVLFERLGLEELY from the coding sequence ATGAAAAAACGCAGTGCCGAAGTCGTCATTAAAGTGCCTTTTCACGATACTGACCCTATGGGGGTGGTGTGGCATGGCAATTACTTTCGTTACTTTGAAGTAGCTCGTTGTGAGCTGCTCGACTCGATCGGTTACAATTATCGCTCGATGACGGACTCTGGTTATACTTGGCCGGTCGTTGATACACGGGTGAAGTATATTCGCTCGGCGGTCTTTGAGCAGTCACTGCGTGTGTTAGCGACGCTGGATGAGTACGAGAATCGTTTGAAGCTGAGTTATTTAGTCAGTGATGCGGAGAGTGGTGAGGTGATTACGAAGGGCTACACCATTCAGGTTGCGGTGAATAATGCGACCAGCGAGATGTGTTTTCGTTCGCCTAAGGTGCTGTTTGAGCGTCTCGGTCTAGAGGAGCTCTATTGA
- a CDS encoding HAL/PAL/TAL family ammonia-lyase: protein MTEQICFGAGRITIENIVALAQGKFEPKLNTAPEFEQKISQGVRFLERLLDEDGVIYGVTTGYGDSCVVEVPLSLVHELPIHLSRFHGCGMGADLSLEQSRAVIATRLASLTQGYSGVSMELLELLVALLVENLPPRIPSEGSVGASGDLTPLSYLAAVLIGEREVWHGGRWQPTQQAFSDKGLKPLTLRPKEALAIMNGTAVMTGLAALAYSRADYLSKLCSRITAMACIGLQGNAFHFDEKLFEAKPHPGQQQIAKRIREDIHTEELPRNSSRLQDRYSIRCAPHVIGVLEDSLPWFRSMIENEINSANDNPLIDGPGEHVMHGGHFYGGHIAMAMDSMKTAVANLADLLDRQMALLMDTRYNNGLPSNLSGSEPARAMINHGMKAVQIGASAWTAEALKGTMPASVFSRSTECHNQDKVSMGTISTRDCLRVLELTEQVAAAQLLAVRQAFELRINQGELDESQLTVEVRDFYHQLRVQHELITEDRPLEYELKQLAEQIEQQHWELY from the coding sequence ATGACTGAGCAGATATGTTTTGGTGCAGGGCGAATCACCATTGAAAATATTGTCGCGTTAGCCCAAGGTAAGTTCGAGCCAAAGTTAAATACTGCGCCCGAGTTTGAGCAAAAGATTTCTCAAGGAGTCCGTTTTCTTGAGCGCCTGCTGGACGAGGATGGTGTCATCTACGGTGTGACGACGGGCTATGGTGACTCCTGTGTCGTCGAGGTGCCGCTTTCCTTGGTACATGAGCTGCCTATTCATCTGTCGCGTTTTCACGGCTGCGGTATGGGGGCTGATCTTAGTCTCGAGCAGTCTCGGGCTGTCATCGCGACACGGCTGGCTTCGCTGACACAGGGGTATTCTGGCGTCAGCATGGAGTTGCTGGAACTATTAGTCGCGCTATTAGTGGAGAACCTTCCGCCGCGAATTCCCAGTGAAGGCTCGGTAGGTGCTAGCGGTGACCTGACGCCGCTCAGTTACTTGGCGGCAGTGCTGATCGGTGAGCGAGAGGTTTGGCACGGTGGACGCTGGCAGCCGACTCAGCAGGCATTCTCTGATAAGGGCTTGAAACCGTTGACGCTACGCCCTAAAGAGGCGTTGGCAATTATGAACGGCACTGCGGTAATGACAGGCTTGGCGGCACTGGCGTATAGCCGCGCCGATTATCTATCAAAGCTTTGTTCTCGGATCACCGCGATGGCATGTATCGGCCTGCAGGGTAATGCTTTTCATTTCGATGAGAAGCTATTCGAGGCCAAGCCTCATCCGGGCCAACAGCAGATAGCCAAGCGCATTCGTGAAGATATTCACACCGAAGAGCTGCCGCGTAATAGTAGCCGGTTACAGGATCGCTATTCGATTCGCTGTGCGCCACATGTGATTGGCGTGTTGGAGGATAGTCTACCCTGGTTTCGCTCGATGATTGAAAACGAAATTAACAGCGCCAACGATAATCCGCTTATCGATGGTCCAGGTGAGCATGTGATGCACGGTGGCCACTTCTATGGTGGTCATATTGCGATGGCGATGGATAGCATGAAAACAGCCGTTGCTAACCTAGCTGACTTGCTTGATCGGCAGATGGCGCTATTAATGGATACCCGTTACAACAATGGCCTGCCGTCGAACCTGAGTGGTTCTGAACCAGCACGAGCGATGATTAATCACGGCATGAAGGCGGTGCAGATCGGCGCGAGTGCTTGGACGGCAGAGGCACTTAAGGGCACCATGCCGGCCAGCGTGTTCTCGCGCTCGACGGAGTGCCATAACCAAGACAAGGTGTCGATGGGCACCATCTCCACCAGAGATTGTCTAAGGGTGTTAGAGCTAACAGAGCAGGTTGCTGCGGCTCAGCTGTTGGCGGTCAGGCAGGCTTTTGAATTGCGAATAAACCAGGGCGAGCTTGATGAATCACAGCTGACCGTAGAGGTGAGAGACTTCTATCATCAGCTACGTGTTCAGCACGAACTCATCACGGAGGATCGCCCATTAGAGTATGAGCTGAAACAGCTGGCTGAGCAGATTGAGCAGCAGCACTGGGAGCTTTACTAG
- a CDS encoding glycosyltransferase family 2 protein, which yields MSADYAGYCVVIPIYNHGSTIAATVDAVLAFDLSVIIVDDGSSEPTRVVLAELNARHQRVKLLTLVENSGKGAAVMTGLRHARSLGYSHAIQIDADGQHDSDDVPRLIEMSQQHPGQVVSGRPIYDESVPKSRLYGRYITHVWVWIETLSLALKDTMCGFRVYPLPAIELLLDTQRLGSRMDFDTEVLVKLYWQGVDTVFMPTRVTYPEDGLSHFDVVRDNIQVSRMHTRLFFGMLPRLPYLLWRRRSETSHVEETQHWSRMAERGSAWGIRMMLGLYNLFGRKVFSYFLKPVMGYYYLTSKTARSASKDYIAQLQRYDPGQGALSSFDHFLAFGEAMLDKLAAWSGKLSFYEVDIMTPLVRDEILAHVDRKEGLLLLGSHLGNIEVCRALSENHRGAVVNAVVFTEHAESFNNVLKKVNANSSVNLLPVSDIGPETIILLKQKVDAGEWVVIVGDRTSTTKASRMVWQSFLGKPAPFAQGPFILASLLACPVYLMFGLKQGERYQLSFERFADPLVLPRATRQQALSEAAARYAARLEHHCRQAPLQWFNFFDFWKLSNSKDD from the coding sequence ATGAGCGCTGATTACGCCGGCTACTGTGTCGTTATCCCAATTTATAATCATGGCTCGACGATAGCGGCGACCGTGGATGCGGTACTGGCGTTTGATTTGTCGGTCATTATCGTCGATGACGGCTCTAGTGAGCCGACGCGAGTGGTATTAGCTGAGCTGAATGCGCGTCATCAACGCGTTAAACTGTTAACCCTAGTGGAAAACAGCGGCAAAGGTGCAGCGGTAATGACAGGGCTTCGCCATGCGCGCAGTCTGGGTTATAGCCATGCGATACAGATAGATGCCGATGGTCAGCATGATAGCGATGACGTTCCGCGATTGATTGAAATGTCGCAGCAGCACCCTGGGCAGGTCGTGTCAGGACGACCTATCTATGACGAGTCGGTGCCGAAGAGTCGGCTCTACGGCCGTTATATTACCCATGTTTGGGTGTGGATAGAGACACTCTCCCTTGCTCTGAAAGATACCATGTGTGGTTTTCGGGTCTATCCCTTGCCCGCGATAGAACTGTTGCTTGATACTCAGCGCTTAGGTAGTCGGATGGATTTCGACACCGAGGTGTTAGTGAAACTCTATTGGCAGGGCGTCGATACGGTCTTTATGCCTACGCGAGTAACCTACCCTGAAGATGGCCTTTCTCATTTTGATGTCGTGCGTGACAACATTCAGGTGAGTCGAATGCATACCCGGCTGTTTTTTGGCATGTTACCGCGTCTGCCTTACCTACTATGGCGCAGGCGTTCTGAGACGAGCCATGTGGAGGAAACCCAGCACTGGTCGCGTATGGCGGAACGCGGTAGCGCCTGGGGAATACGCATGATGCTGGGCTTGTATAATCTGTTTGGCCGCAAAGTGTTTTCCTACTTTTTGAAGCCTGTGATGGGGTATTATTACTTAACCTCAAAGACTGCACGCAGTGCGTCGAAAGACTATATAGCGCAATTACAACGTTATGACCCTGGGCAGGGAGCGCTCAGTAGTTTCGACCACTTTCTCGCATTCGGTGAGGCTATGCTTGATAAGTTAGCGGCATGGTCAGGCAAGCTTAGTTTTTACGAAGTCGATATTATGACGCCGTTGGTGCGAGATGAAATTTTAGCGCATGTGGATAGGAAAGAGGGCTTGTTGTTGCTGGGCTCGCACCTCGGGAATATAGAGGTGTGCCGCGCTCTGTCGGAGAATCATCGGGGAGCAGTGGTGAATGCGGTTGTCTTTACCGAGCATGCAGAGAGTTTTAATAATGTACTAAAGAAGGTTAATGCGAACTCAAGCGTCAACCTGTTGCCAGTGAGTGATATCGGCCCAGAGACAATTATTTTGTTGAAGCAGAAGGTCGATGCAGGTGAGTGGGTGGTGATTGTGGGAGATCGCACCTCGACAACGAAGGCATCGAGGATGGTTTGGCAGTCCTTTCTGGGTAAGCCTGCCCCGTTTGCCCAGGGACCGTTTATATTGGCCTCGTTATTGGCCTGTCCTGTCTATCTGATGTTCGGTTTAAAGCAGGGAGAGCGCTATCAGTTGAGCTTTGAGCGTTTTGCCGACCCTCTAGTATTACCTAGAGCGACGCGCCAGCAAGCGTTGAGTGAAGCTGCCGCACGCTATGCGGCGAGATTAGAACACCATTGCCGGCAAGCCCCGTTGCAATGGTTTAACTTTTTTGATTTTTGGAAATTGAGTAACAGTAAAGATGACTGA
- a CDS encoding hydroxymyristoyl-ACP dehydratase produces the protein MINQLPTVISCDEVDGGVVLALAIDMDIPCVQGHFPDISVVPGVAQVDWVMQLARRQLALQGRFAGMDAIKFQQLLRPGMHCQLTLEWLEAKRQLRFRYVDGDAVFSSGRIHLAAS, from the coding sequence ATGATTAATCAATTACCTACGGTGATCTCGTGCGACGAGGTCGATGGCGGTGTAGTCCTTGCTCTAGCCATCGATATGGATATTCCCTGCGTGCAGGGGCATTTCCCGGATATTAGTGTCGTTCCCGGTGTTGCTCAGGTGGACTGGGTGATGCAGCTGGCGAGGCGACAACTTGCCTTGCAAGGTCGTTTTGCCGGTATGGATGCGATCAAGTTCCAGCAGTTATTGCGTCCCGGTATGCATTGTCAATTGACGCTAGAGTGGCTTGAGGCGAAGCGACAGCTGCGTTTTCGATATGTTGATGGTGATGCCGTGTTTAGCAGTGGCCGTATTCACTTGGCAGCGTCATGA
- a CDS encoding AMP-binding protein → MNIVSRWLMGLLSRPAEQAIATDAEGGQFCYDELWPQVVQLIQQQRQTVTAGRWLVSCDDSVNFLVALLAVTIDTGTLVLPVNASQGGIDELKPEIDGVITDQALRGGVTLQLPMLAGGSYSTSVAWLRSLLAERVEAPPLRLFTSGSTGKPKPIDKPLALLLYEVEDLELLWGGLLADRAVVSTVSAQHVYGLLFRLLWPLTAGRVFHRHNVNYPEQLQTCGNGHVLVSSPALLSRLQGGVSEQGFTCVFSSGGPLAKGASDQALVALGTRPVEVFGSSETGGIAWRQSDVEGKPWRCFAGLTVARAEDGRLLLNSPYLAEEDNPRLLDDLIELVDDRHFKHCGRSDSVVKIAEKRVSLLDINHRLNALEQVEQAYSIALLEGERDEVVAVLVLSQQGREQLAKAGKNLLARALRAALREHLEPAIIPRRFRYLASLPYNSQGKLSKQFLIDLF, encoded by the coding sequence ATGAATATTGTTAGCCGTTGGTTAATGGGTTTGCTTTCCCGTCCAGCAGAACAAGCGATCGCCACAGACGCTGAGGGCGGTCAGTTTTGTTATGACGAGTTATGGCCGCAAGTGGTGCAGCTTATTCAACAGCAGCGCCAGACAGTGACGGCAGGGCGCTGGCTGGTGAGTTGTGATGATAGTGTAAATTTTTTAGTGGCGTTGTTAGCTGTGACGATAGATACAGGGACGCTGGTCTTGCCGGTCAATGCGAGTCAAGGTGGTATTGATGAGCTGAAACCTGAAATTGATGGTGTTATCACCGACCAAGCATTACGGGGGGGCGTGACGTTGCAGCTGCCGATGCTTGCGGGCGGCAGTTACTCGACGAGCGTCGCTTGGCTGCGGAGCCTGTTGGCTGAAAGAGTGGAGGCGCCGCCACTGCGGTTGTTTACCTCTGGCTCTACCGGTAAGCCGAAACCTATCGATAAACCTTTAGCGTTATTATTGTACGAGGTTGAGGATTTGGAGCTGCTGTGGGGCGGTTTGTTGGCAGACCGTGCGGTTGTTAGCACGGTCAGCGCTCAGCACGTCTATGGTTTGCTTTTTCGTTTGCTGTGGCCGCTGACTGCTGGTCGTGTTTTTCATCGTCATAATGTCAATTACCCGGAGCAGCTGCAGACTTGTGGTAATGGACACGTTTTGGTATCGAGCCCGGCCCTGCTGTCTCGCCTGCAGGGCGGGGTGAGTGAGCAAGGCTTCACTTGCGTGTTTAGCTCAGGCGGGCCTCTCGCGAAGGGAGCTAGTGATCAAGCGCTGGTAGCATTAGGCACGCGTCCGGTAGAGGTGTTTGGTAGTAGTGAGACGGGCGGTATCGCTTGGCGTCAGAGTGATGTTGAGGGGAAGCCGTGGCGCTGCTTTGCGGGCCTGACAGTCGCTAGAGCAGAAGATGGACGACTCCTATTGAACTCGCCCTATCTTGCCGAAGAGGATAACCCGCGCCTGCTAGATGATTTGATCGAGTTAGTCGATGATCGGCATTTTAAGCATTGTGGGCGTAGTGATAGTGTGGTGAAAATTGCCGAGAAACGGGTCTCGTTACTCGATATCAATCATCGATTGAATGCTTTAGAGCAGGTTGAGCAGGCATACAGTATTGCCTTATTAGAGGGGGAGCGCGATGAGGTCGTTGCTGTGCTCGTGTTGAGTCAGCAAGGGCGTGAGCAGTTGGCTAAGGCAGGCAAAAATTTGTTGGCTCGAGCCCTGCGTGCGGCCCTGCGTGAGCATTTAGAACCTGCGATTATCCCACGACGTTTTCGCTATCTGGCGTCATTGCCGTACAATAGCCAAGGCAAACTATCTAAACAGTTTTTAATAGACCTATTTTAA
- a CDS encoding septation protein IspZ — translation MLSIVGAVFILLYPLAIYFGLQHGSIERVALVLAVLFSARLLMLRLDRSVDNTTSPLLSVMVLAAGLGASLALLGYLFNDSVFFRYYPVLVNGLMAAVFIHSLRHGPPIIERLARLHEAELPESGVVYTRAVTKVWVVFFAINGAVALYTALWASLSVWTLYNGLLSYLLMGTLFVCEWLVRGWYRRTHD, via the coding sequence GTGTTGTCGATCGTAGGAGCAGTGTTTATCTTGCTCTATCCGCTAGCTATTTATTTTGGTCTACAGCACGGGAGTATTGAACGGGTGGCCTTGGTGCTGGCCGTTTTATTTTCGGCTCGGCTGCTAATGTTGCGGTTAGATCGGTCTGTTGATAACACCACCTCGCCGTTATTATCCGTCATGGTGTTGGCCGCAGGCCTAGGAGCGAGTCTTGCGTTACTCGGCTACCTGTTTAATGACAGTGTGTTTTTCCGCTATTACCCGGTGCTGGTCAACGGGTTGATGGCGGCGGTGTTTATCCACAGCTTGAGACATGGCCCTCCTATTATTGAGCGCTTGGCACGCCTACATGAGGCTGAGTTACCTGAGAGTGGTGTTGTCTATACCCGTGCCGTTACTAAGGTTTGGGTTGTCTTCTTTGCGATTAATGGCGCGGTTGCTCTTTATACTGCGCTATGGGCTAGTCTGTCGGTTTGGACGCTATATAACGGCTTGCTCAGCTATTTATTAATGGGCACGTTGTTTGTCTGCGAGTGGCTGGTCCGGGGCTGGTATCGCCGAACGCACGATTAA
- a CDS encoding acyl carrier protein: MTEQEIFEKLRAIMVELFEVDADDVTLESSLYEDLDLDSIDAVDLVVQLQNITGKKIQPEAFKQVRTVADVVEAIKALLAE, translated from the coding sequence GTGACCGAGCAAGAGATATTTGAAAAGCTACGGGCCATCATGGTCGAATTATTCGAAGTTGATGCCGATGACGTTACTCTAGAGAGCTCGTTGTACGAAGACCTTGATCTCGACAGTATTGATGCGGTCGACCTGGTTGTACAGCTGCAGAATATTACGGGTAAAAAAATTCAACCGGAAGCGTTTAAACAAGTGCGTACGGTTGCCGATGTGGTCGAGGCCATCAAGGCGTTACTGGCAGAGTGA
- a CDS encoding phosphopantetheine-binding protein, with protein MQQLEEEIKALIIECLNLEDIEVSDIDSQEMLFGDGLGLDSIDALELGLALKKKYNIVLNADDAESRKHFASVHSLAQLITASN; from the coding sequence ATGCAACAGCTTGAAGAAGAAATTAAAGCACTGATCATTGAGTGTTTGAACCTGGAAGATATTGAAGTTAGTGATATCGACAGTCAGGAAATGTTATTTGGTGATGGGCTAGGGTTAGACTCTATTGATGCGCTAGAGCTGGGCTTGGCGCTGAAGAAAAAGTACAACATTGTATTGAATGCTGATGATGCAGAAAGTCGCAAGCATTTTGCCAGTGTGCATAGTCTAGCTCAATTAATTACAGCGAGTAACTAA
- a CDS encoding lysophospholipid acyltransferase family protein encodes MPVNASFSAVCSYASRLWRLCGTAVSFACFGLGGLFLALFILPVARLSSSSHGINRARRCIQLAFRAFVGMMRLLGVIEVRWQGLEKLRQQRGVMVIGNHPSLIDYVLIASQLPNCNCIVKRQLWSNPFLGGVVRAAGYIANDEGVTMVEACRRTLSAGDNLLIFPEGTRSREGEAMTLQRGAGNVAMRVQPQIVLCHITVVPRMLAKTDPWYYVPKTKSTFNVRIGETLDVSALVDPQAPLTVGARQLTRQFAEHLQRGIAPGVTDK; translated from the coding sequence ATGCCTGTTAATGCGTCCTTCAGCGCTGTCTGCTCATATGCTAGTCGGTTGTGGCGTCTCTGTGGCACAGCGGTAAGTTTCGCCTGTTTTGGTTTGGGTGGGCTGTTTTTGGCCTTGTTTATACTGCCTGTTGCACGTTTGAGTAGTTCTTCGCACGGCATCAATCGAGCGCGCCGTTGCATTCAGCTGGCATTCAGAGCCTTTGTTGGCATGATGCGCTTGTTGGGTGTGATTGAGGTGCGCTGGCAGGGGCTCGAGAAGCTACGTCAACAGCGTGGTGTGATGGTCATCGGTAATCACCCGTCGTTAATTGATTATGTCCTGATCGCCTCGCAACTTCCTAACTGTAATTGCATCGTTAAGCGCCAACTGTGGTCGAATCCATTTCTCGGTGGTGTGGTGCGTGCAGCGGGCTATATCGCGAATGACGAGGGGGTGACGATGGTGGAGGCGTGTCGCCGGACGCTCTCGGCAGGTGATAACTTACTGATCTTTCCCGAGGGAACGCGTTCGCGAGAAGGCGAGGCGATGACCCTACAGCGTGGGGCAGGCAATGTCGCGATGCGGGTGCAGCCGCAGATTGTGTTGTGCCATATCACCGTTGTGCCTCGAATGTTGGCGAAAACCGACCCCTGGTATTATGTTCCTAAAACTAAGTCTACGTTTAATGTTAGAATAGGTGAAACCTTAGATGTCTCGGCGTTGGTCGACCCGCAGGCCCCGTTAACCGTTGGGGCGAGGCAGTTAACACGACAGTTCGCCGAGCATTTGCAGCGTGGTATTGCGCCGGGTGTGACCGATAAATAA
- a CDS encoding beta-ketoacyl synthase chain length factor, with protein sequence MKVALSIADWFALSTECDDRNAWRQKFSLPTREEGEVVILPAMMRRRMSGLTKLTLRCSLSLAQRAEHIDYAVFASRHGELQRTGGLLQSLADDDLLSPMGFAQSVHNTAAGLHTIISQQKLPISSMAAGKQSFAQAWLEAFIYLRQHPHATVLLQYFDEPVPEKLSAFCRQPGEALALGLLVKASPAMESPSLPYRNDEDLPEVIRQLLLTGEAGVFSVEVCPGNENAC encoded by the coding sequence ATGAAAGTGGCCCTATCAATAGCGGACTGGTTCGCACTCTCTACAGAATGTGATGATCGCAACGCCTGGCGACAGAAGTTTTCCCTGCCGACTCGGGAAGAGGGTGAGGTGGTCATACTGCCTGCAATGATGCGGCGACGAATGTCCGGCTTGACTAAGCTGACCTTGCGCTGCTCGCTGAGTCTGGCGCAGCGAGCAGAACATATCGATTATGCCGTCTTTGCCAGCCGCCATGGCGAGTTGCAGCGTACGGGAGGCTTGTTGCAGAGCCTAGCAGATGATGATCTATTATCGCCGATGGGGTTTGCCCAATCTGTGCATAACACGGCGGCAGGCTTGCATACGATTATTAGTCAGCAGAAACTTCCGATTAGTTCGATGGCGGCAGGTAAGCAAAGCTTTGCTCAAGCTTGGCTAGAGGCGTTTATTTATCTACGTCAACACCCTCATGCGACGGTTTTATTGCAGTATTTTGATGAGCCAGTCCCTGAGAAGTTATCAGCATTTTGTCGGCAGCCAGGGGAGGCGTTAGCGCTCGGTCTATTGGTAAAAGCGTCGCCAGCGATGGAATCGCCGTCGCTGCCCTACCGTAACGACGAGGACCTTCCAGAAGTGATACGGCAGTTGTTGCTGACGGGGGAAGCGGGGGTTTTTAGTGTTGAGGTGTGTCCGGGGAATGAAAATGCCTGTTAA
- a CDS encoding methyltransferase: MYDSDTMTALEAKSHSQWLAFGPILFQAARAMRDLGILTTLDKAPKRSASIEQIAEQCRLTIYGVSVLLDVGLSAKLVYLRDDLYTLTKAGYFMLHDTMTQVNMDFTQDICYRGMDHLQTAITEGRPAGLCELGEWETIYPALSLLTAQQQKSWFRFDHFYSDQAFPELLPLVFASQPKKIYDLGGNTGRWAEQCVRYDEQVEITIIDLPEQIALAKKNALDKGLQDRILGHATDLLDPTRTIPGGADIYWMSQFLDCFSDDEIVSILSRVASAMTEQAAIYILELFWDRQQYEAAALSLNCTSLYFTVLANGNSHFYHSKKMIELIHQAGLKVVEEVDQIGLGHTLLKCQRV; encoded by the coding sequence TTGTACGATTCCGATACGATGACGGCGTTAGAAGCGAAATCTCATAGCCAGTGGCTAGCCTTTGGCCCCATTCTCTTTCAGGCCGCCCGAGCAATGAGAGATCTCGGTATCTTGACCACTCTAGACAAGGCGCCAAAACGCAGCGCCAGCATCGAGCAGATTGCCGAGCAGTGTCGACTCACTATTTACGGCGTCTCCGTTCTCCTGGATGTCGGCTTAAGCGCCAAGCTTGTCTACCTCCGTGACGACCTCTATACACTCACCAAGGCCGGCTATTTTATGCTGCACGACACCATGACGCAGGTGAATATGGACTTCACCCAGGACATTTGCTACCGCGGCATGGACCATCTTCAGACAGCAATCACCGAAGGCCGTCCCGCCGGCCTTTGTGAGCTGGGCGAATGGGAAACCATCTACCCGGCTCTCTCTCTGCTGACGGCGCAGCAACAGAAAAGCTGGTTTCGCTTTGACCACTTCTATTCCGATCAGGCCTTCCCTGAATTGCTGCCGCTCGTCTTTGCCAGCCAACCGAAGAAAATCTACGACCTCGGTGGTAACACCGGCCGCTGGGCTGAACAATGCGTGCGCTATGACGAGCAGGTTGAGATCACCATCATCGACCTTCCTGAGCAAATAGCTCTAGCAAAGAAAAACGCCCTCGATAAAGGCCTTCAAGATCGTATCCTCGGACATGCCACCGATTTACTCGACCCCACCCGCACCATCCCCGGCGGAGCCGATATCTACTGGATGAGCCAGTTTCTCGACTGCTTCAGCGACGACGAGATCGTTAGCATTCTCAGTCGTGTCGCCAGCGCGATGACAGAACAGGCCGCCATCTACATCTTAGAGCTATTCTGGGATCGCCAACAATATGAGGCCGCCGCACTTAGCCTCAACTGTACCTCGCTCTACTTCACTGTACTGGCTAACGGCAACAGCCACTTCTATCATTCCAAGAAAATGATCGAGCTGATTCATCAGGCCGGCCTGAAGGTCGTCGAAGAAGTCGATCAAATCGGACTGGGCCACACCCTATTAAAATGCCAGCGCGTGTAG
- a CDS encoding 4'-phosphopantetheinyl transferase family protein, translating to MPARVVRPHIDTWLLRLSQIESLTDQELLNGCSPAERQRAQGIRTTARGDHTKRASPRRQFLAGRWLARRLVKNTLQQATSTSPPTINIAAQGKPEVISHPKAKLTISHSGDHVIASCGLLTDADIGVDIEVLQERDTIALAEQFFHPEEQRWLKQQVNHTPLFYRLWTAKEAYLKAGGGDDLLSTLQRLYFINSTPPEAYSHLPGYLYQSEIDSNPISLCLLGDYSTPPSNLVLDYIEQRQLPVSTLRLLPTTPCNY from the coding sequence ATGCCAGCGCGTGTAGTGCGACCGCATATCGACACCTGGCTACTGCGACTCTCGCAAATTGAGTCGCTGACCGACCAGGAGCTACTCAACGGCTGCAGCCCCGCCGAGCGGCAGCGAGCCCAAGGCATTCGCACAACAGCTAGAGGCGACCACACAAAGCGTGCATCTCCACGCCGCCAGTTTCTCGCCGGTCGCTGGCTGGCCCGCCGACTCGTGAAAAACACACTGCAACAGGCCACCTCTACATCACCCCCGACAATCAACATCGCCGCTCAAGGCAAGCCCGAGGTCATCAGCCATCCCAAAGCAAAACTAACGATTAGCCATAGCGGTGACCACGTTATCGCCAGCTGCGGCCTACTAACAGATGCCGATATTGGTGTCGATATCGAGGTGCTTCAGGAGAGGGACACTATTGCCCTAGCGGAGCAGTTCTTCCACCCCGAAGAGCAGCGCTGGCTCAAACAGCAAGTAAACCATACTCCGCTATTCTATCGATTGTGGACCGCTAAAGAAGCCTACTTGAAAGCTGGCGGCGGTGACGATTTATTGAGCACCTTACAGCGACTCTACTTCATCAACAGCACGCCTCCTGAGGCATACTCACACCTTCCCGGCTACCTGTACCAGAGCGAAATCGACAGCAATCCCATCAGCCTCTGCCTGCTTGGTGATTATTCAACGCCCCCCAGTAACCTCGTTCTCGATTACATCGAACAGCGGCAGCTCCCCGTCAGCACGCTAAGACTGCTACCAACAACCCCATGCAATTACTAG